From a region of the Tolypothrix sp. NIES-4075 genome:
- the ssuE gene encoding NADPH-dependent FMN reductase — MAHILGIAGSPSHPSRSYSLVEYASKILSQQGFTVDIILARDIPAEDLVFGRYNSPALEKPKALLEKADGVIIATPIYKAAYTGVLKAFLDLLPQKALAGKVILPLATGGTIAHLLSIEYALKPVLSELGARHILSTIYTVDQQIKIQPDGSIQLDAEIEQRLQDVVQDLVKAINISPVTKEVAHAGDRP, encoded by the coding sequence TCATATTTTAGGAATTGCAGGCAGTCCTTCCCATCCTTCCCGAAGCTATAGCTTAGTAGAGTACGCTAGCAAAATCTTGTCACAACAGGGTTTCACGGTAGATATCATTTTGGCGCGTGATATCCCTGCTGAAGATTTAGTATTTGGGCGTTACAATAGTCCTGCCTTGGAAAAACCGAAAGCTTTATTAGAAAAAGCTGATGGTGTGATTATTGCGACACCAATTTACAAAGCTGCATACACAGGTGTTTTAAAAGCCTTTTTGGACTTGTTACCGCAGAAAGCCTTAGCAGGAAAAGTCATACTCCCACTTGCCACAGGTGGGACAATCGCTCATTTATTGTCTATAGAATATGCTTTGAAACCTGTGCTATCAGAATTAGGAGCTAGGCACATACTAAGTACTATTTACACTGTAGACCAGCAAATTAAAATACAGCCTGATGGGAGTATCCAGCTAGATGCAGAAATTGAGCAGAGGTTACAGGATGTTGTGCAGGATTTGGTAAAAGCGATCAATATTTCTCCTGTCACAAAAGAAGTAGCTCACGCTGGCGATCGCCCGTAA